In a genomic window of Hippoglossus stenolepis isolate QCI-W04-F060 chromosome 17, HSTE1.2, whole genome shotgun sequence:
- the edn2 gene encoding endothelin-2, which translates to MVMDSFACKTLMSLIIICMALQYGCGHPLSERAELQAQAPHSQHVRTKRCSCSSWDDKECIYFCHLDIIWVNTPSKLIPYGLGSPPSRRRRSTDRCKCGNSSDKTCTSFCHNSSQNPSTDVLGSSVKSGNIHSNTLLQSFRSVVKSNMAIAKDVLSSNKSIALVKMLKGRTRR; encoded by the exons ATGGTGATGGATTCCTTTGCGTGCAAGACCCTGATGAGTTTAATCATCATCTGCATGGCTCTGCAATATG GTTGTGGACACCCCTTATCAGAGCGGGCAGAGCTGCAAGCTCAGGCTCCACATTCACAGCATGTCAGGACCAAACGCTGCTCCTGTAGCAGCTGGGATGATAAAGAATGCATCTACTTCTGCCACCTGGATATTATCTGGGTCAACACGCCAAG TAAACTGATTCCCTATGGTTTGGGAAGTCCCCCGTCTCGCCGCCGCCGTTCAACCGACCGTTGCAAATGCGGTAACTCCTCGGATAAGACTTGCACCAGTTTCTGTCATAACAG CTCTCAGAACCCAAGCACTGATGTTTTGGGCTCCTCAGTAAAATCTGGAAACatacacagcaacacactgcTGCAATCTTTCAG aTCTGTGGTCAAGTCCAACATGGCCATCGCAAAAGACGTTCTGTCATCAAACAAGAGCATAGCTTTAGTCAAGATGCTCAAGGGCAGAACGAGGAGATAG